A genomic window from Polaribacter gangjinensis includes:
- a CDS encoding TPM domain-containing protein: MKEKVFSFQFLVFSKKWFLLIFTFCIQSAFSQGFKIPEKPSFQTSVYDYVNLLTKEQKASLESKLVRYSDTTSTQIVVAIIASTEGENIAYLAANWGEKWGIGDATKDNGILILLAKDDRKITIQSGKGVEEFLTDFQSKRIIDKVIIPEFKKGDFYSGLDLGSDYIFKTLQGEFKGSRKSDAEGDFPFGVVIFVVIVIIIIILSSKGNNNNGGKKYRTQSPLETIFDTIILTNAGRRSGGFGGGFGGGSSGGGFGGFSGGFGGGSFGGGGASGGW, encoded by the coding sequence ATGAAAGAAAAAGTTTTTAGTTTTCAGTTTTTAGTTTTTAGCAAAAAGTGGTTTCTTTTAATTTTCACTTTTTGTATCCAATCAGCTTTTTCTCAGGGATTTAAAATTCCTGAAAAGCCTTCTTTTCAAACCAGTGTTTATGATTATGTAAACTTATTAACGAAAGAACAAAAAGCCAGTTTAGAAAGCAAATTAGTTAGGTATTCTGATACAACTTCCACTCAAATTGTAGTGGCAATTATTGCTTCAACAGAAGGTGAAAATATTGCCTATTTAGCAGCAAATTGGGGCGAAAAATGGGGAATTGGAGATGCTACAAAAGATAACGGAATCCTAATTTTATTAGCTAAAGATGACCGAAAAATTACCATTCAGTCAGGAAAAGGTGTTGAAGAATTTTTGACTGATTTTCAATCTAAAAGAATTATTGATAAAGTAATCATTCCTGAATTTAAAAAGGGTGATTTTTACAGTGGTTTGGATTTGGGTTCTGATTATATTTTTAAGACACTGCAAGGTGAATTTAAAGGTTCAAGAAAAAGTGATGCTGAAGGCGATTTTCCTTTTGGCGTCGTTATTTTCGTGGTTATTGTAATAATCATTATTATTTTATCCTCTAAGGGAAATAACAACAATGGAGGAAAAAAGTACCGAACTCAATCCCCACTTGAAACTATTTTTGACACCATCATTTTAACAAATGCAGGTAGAAGAAGTGGCGGATTTGGAGGTGGTTTTGGAGGAGGATCTTCAGGCGGAGGCTTTGGTGGTTTTAGTGGCGGATTTGGTGGTGGTAGTTTTGGAGGTGGAGGTGCCTCTGGAGGATGGTAA